A genome region from Arachidicoccus soli includes the following:
- a CDS encoding rhamnogalacturonan acetylesterase has protein sequence MKKFFIGTSLFFAAFIIAKSSSAQAAYKFDFGTGKIENGYKQVTATNIYSDASGYGFDYGTQAIAINRGGDNALTSDFCTSIGSMFFSVKLPQGNYKVTVHLGDKLRSSITTIKAESRRLMSKEVITKPGEFKTASFIVSVWDSTINAHQVVRLKPREVDKLDWDNKLTLEFSNARVCLDAIEIQKVDNVPTVFLTGNSTVTDQQLEPWACWGQMFPSFFDSNVAIADMAASGETLRSSFSRKRLAKVASMLKAGDYLFIEFAHNDQKKGSGEEAYTTYNKYLKIFIDSARAHQAIPVLVTSTCRHDFDKNGKVTNTLGEFPAAMRYEAKKDNVTLIDLNKMTETLYNTYGEEKSKALFVQFPAGTFPGQNVTLADNTHFNDFGAYELAKCMVEGVRNSNLALKNSIKKEVSIFNPSRPDNIENWDLPFTPMFTSIKPYGN, from the coding sequence ATGAAAAAATTCTTTATCGGAACCAGCTTATTTTTTGCTGCATTCATAATAGCAAAATCCAGTAGCGCACAAGCAGCTTATAAATTTGATTTTGGTACAGGAAAAATTGAAAATGGTTACAAACAAGTAACCGCAACCAATATATATTCTGATGCATCTGGATATGGTTTTGATTATGGTACGCAGGCCATCGCTATAAACAGAGGCGGAGATAATGCTTTAACCAGCGATTTCTGTACAAGTATTGGCTCCATGTTTTTCTCGGTAAAACTACCACAAGGGAATTATAAAGTCACGGTTCATTTAGGAGATAAATTGCGCTCTTCCATTACGACTATAAAAGCGGAATCACGCAGACTGATGTCTAAAGAAGTCATAACAAAACCAGGTGAATTTAAAACTGCCAGTTTTATCGTAAGCGTCTGGGATAGCACTATTAATGCACATCAGGTGGTTAGACTAAAACCAAGAGAGGTCGATAAACTGGATTGGGATAATAAACTTACTTTAGAATTTAGTAATGCAAGGGTTTGCTTAGATGCCATAGAAATACAGAAAGTAGATAATGTGCCCACAGTTTTCCTTACTGGTAATTCAACTGTAACAGATCAACAATTAGAACCCTGGGCTTGTTGGGGACAAATGTTCCCTTCTTTCTTTGACTCGAATGTCGCCATAGCAGATATGGCCGCATCCGGGGAGACCCTTCGGTCTTCTTTTTCCAGAAAAAGGCTGGCGAAAGTTGCAAGCATGCTAAAGGCAGGGGACTATTTATTCATTGAATTTGCACATAATGATCAAAAGAAAGGATCCGGTGAAGAAGCATACACAACTTACAATAAATACTTAAAAATATTTATCGATTCTGCGCGTGCACACCAGGCTATTCCCGTATTGGTGACTTCTACATGCAGGCATGATTTTGATAAAAACGGTAAAGTGACAAATACTTTGGGGGAATTCCCGGCCGCCATGCGCTACGAAGCCAAAAAAGATAATGTTACACTGATTGATTTGAATAAGATGACAGAAACCTTGTACAATACTTATGGCGAAGAAAAGTCTAAAGCATTGTTTGTGCAATTTCCCGCCGGAACTTTTCCAGGACAAAATGTAACATTGGCTGATAATACACACTTCAATGATTTTGGCGCTTATGAACTGGCGAAGTGTATGGTAGAGGGTGTAAGAAATTCAAACCTTGCTTTAAAAAATTCAATTAAAAAAGAGGTGTCAATATTTAATCCATCTAGGCCCGATAATATTGAAAATTGGGATTTGCCCTTTACACCCATGTTTACGAGTATAAAGCCCTATGGAAATTAG
- a CDS encoding glycoside hydrolase family 88/105 protein, which yields MNHIKKVKLMVLLFALCSSFANAQNDKHIESVLRKVADRIVAQTSYQFVNTKTGQTYDNLKNVPFSLDVKVKTDYNDWHYTNGVLDIAMLELAKKINDQQYQKYVQQNMDFDFNPDNLNYFKKQYNEVLGQENGIEKVSKQSMYMFFRMIRLDDYGTMAASLVDLYEKDKNPLYKVYFDKAAHELMYAEPRLKDGTIARYDPHQMTIWADDLYMSVSLLARMGKLTGDHKYFDAAAHQVIQFHHYLWDATKQIYYHCYYTDDKENGVAYWGRCNGWIMMAQADLLSALPDNYPQRNKLIELFRQDVSGVARYQSNTGLWHQLLDKTDSYLETSCSAMFTYSIARGVNRGWLRPDFAQVAYYGWKGIESKITAEGDVTSICPGTGIAPSTVAYYNRPERQDLAMGEGPVLRAGAEMIGLKPYREQPASSFYHLIKDRSK from the coding sequence ATGAATCATATAAAGAAAGTAAAGTTGATGGTTTTGTTATTTGCATTATGTAGCTCGTTTGCGAATGCGCAGAATGACAAACATATTGAATCGGTGTTAAGAAAAGTGGCCGATAGAATTGTTGCACAAACTTCCTATCAGTTTGTAAATACTAAAACGGGGCAAACATATGATAACCTAAAAAATGTTCCTTTTTCTTTGGATGTCAAAGTGAAAACTGATTACAACGACTGGCATTATACCAATGGGGTTTTAGACATTGCTATGTTGGAATTGGCAAAAAAAATAAATGATCAGCAATATCAAAAATATGTTCAACAAAACATGGACTTTGACTTTAACCCAGATAACCTAAATTATTTTAAAAAGCAATACAATGAAGTGTTAGGACAAGAAAATGGGATAGAAAAAGTAAGTAAGCAATCGATGTACATGTTTTTTAGAATGATTCGTCTCGATGATTATGGTACGATGGCGGCAAGTCTTGTTGATTTGTATGAAAAGGATAAAAACCCATTATATAAAGTATATTTTGATAAGGCTGCACATGAATTAATGTATGCAGAGCCTAGATTAAAAGACGGGACTATAGCGCGATACGATCCACACCAGATGACAATTTGGGCTGATGATCTGTATATGAGTGTCTCTCTTTTAGCAAGAATGGGTAAGCTCACCGGAGACCATAAATATTTTGATGCTGCTGCCCATCAGGTTATACAATTTCATCATTATTTGTGGGACGCTACCAAGCAAATTTATTATCACTGTTATTATACCGATGATAAAGAGAATGGTGTCGCTTATTGGGGAAGGTGTAATGGTTGGATAATGATGGCTCAGGCTGATTTGCTTTCTGCTTTACCCGATAATTATCCACAAAGAAATAAACTGATCGAACTTTTTCGCCAGGATGTCTCCGGCGTGGCACGTTATCAAAGCAATACCGGACTTTGGCATCAATTGCTGGATAAAACAGACTCTTATTTAGAGACCAGTTGTTCAGCCATGTTTACCTATTCAATTGCAAGGGGTGTAAATCGTGGTTGGCTACGACCCGATTTTGCGCAAGTTGCTTATTATGGCTGGAAAGGCATTGAAAGTAAGATAACAGCCGAAGGTGATGTGACAAGTATCTGCCCGGGAACGGGTATCGCACCATCTACTGTAGCCTATTACAATAGGCCGGAAAGACAGGATTTGGCGATGGGTGAAGGACCTGTTTTAAGAGCCGGCGCTGAAATGATTGGATTAAAACCTTATAGAGAACAACCGGCTTCTAGTTTCTACCACTTAATAAAAGACAGATCGAAATAA
- a CDS encoding exo-beta-1,4-galactosidase yields the protein MIRIFTNKCYRPILNFSKIIILLFFVNSCFAQNNNTISLAGKWQFKIDRKDVGVQQKYFHQTLDGAILLPGSMVQNNLGDDVTLKTDWTGSIYDSSWYFNPAMAKYRTPDNLKFPFFLTPNKRYVGAAWYQKTVVIPADWVNKHIILFLERAHWQTEVWVDNEKMGEENSLSAPHIYDLTQTLSPGKHTITIRVDNRIHAINPGQDSHSITDQTQGNWNGIVGKIVLHATPKIWIKKIQTFPDLEKHLVSVKISIHNGLTVPEAAKLILSAKSFNSPENRNNAPIAKRIICRSGEENITIDYPMGKDFLPWNEFHPALYHLNIQLVSKAGRDIAETDFGMRSFQIDGTQFAVNGVKTFLRGTVENCDFPITGYAPMDVASWLRVFKIAKSYGLNEMRFHSYCPPEAAFEAADLEGFYLHVEGPSWANHGSSLGDGKPIDQYIYDETNRIDDAYGNHPSFCMMAYGNEPRGGHQAAYLNKFVDYWVAKDPRHLYTGASTGMSWPWVNQEQFIVRSGPRGLEWASTRPNTLTNFYDAIKDHPIPYISHEVGQYCAFPDFTEIAKYTGVHKAKNFELFQEDLKDHFMGDEAHKFLMSSGKLQLLCYKGEIEKALRTPGFAGFELLGLNDYSGQGTALVGVLNVFWQSKGYVNANQFKEFSGPVVPLALIPKFVYKNDEQFKAEIQIANFGEGEISQAKPEWELTNAAGKMVASGKLAIQNIPVGNAISLGKISIALNMFAKAEQLRFSVSLKGTSYKNSWDIWVYPNKEITHVDSSQIYYCHQLDKHAQDALSQGKKVFLLCAGKVQMGKDIAMHFLPVFWNTSWFKMRPPHTTGIYVDPKNPAFKYFPTEDFSNFQWWSLVNKQQVMWLKDFPHDFRTLVQPIDTWFLNRRLGLVFEAKVGKGKLMVCSADLSNDLKERPAAKQLLYSLTKYMESKDFDPKTKVDLSVIQDLFKKQVSEGFNTYSHDAPDELKQKK from the coding sequence ATGATTCGAATATTTACAAATAAATGTTATAGGCCAATTCTCAATTTTAGTAAAATAATAATTTTATTATTCTTTGTCAATAGTTGCTTCGCCCAAAATAACAATACAATATCTCTTGCCGGTAAATGGCAGTTTAAAATAGATCGTAAAGATGTGGGTGTTCAGCAAAAATATTTTCATCAAACCCTTGATGGCGCTATTCTATTGCCGGGTTCTATGGTGCAAAATAATTTGGGTGACGATGTTACTCTAAAGACAGATTGGACGGGTAGTATTTACGATAGCTCTTGGTATTTTAATCCGGCGATGGCAAAATATAGAACACCCGATAATCTTAAGTTCCCATTTTTCCTGACACCAAATAAAAGATATGTTGGCGCTGCCTGGTATCAGAAAACGGTTGTGATTCCGGCTGATTGGGTAAATAAACATATCATTTTATTTCTGGAGCGAGCGCACTGGCAAACTGAGGTGTGGGTAGATAATGAGAAGATGGGCGAAGAAAATAGTTTAAGTGCACCCCATATCTATGATCTGACGCAAACACTTTCTCCCGGTAAGCATACGATTACTATTCGTGTAGATAATAGGATTCACGCTATAAACCCCGGGCAGGATTCACATAGCATTACAGATCAAACCCAAGGTAACTGGAATGGTATTGTAGGTAAAATCGTCTTGCACGCGACACCTAAAATTTGGATAAAGAAAATACAGACTTTTCCTGATTTGGAAAAGCATTTAGTGAGCGTAAAAATCTCTATTCATAATGGGTTAACAGTGCCAGAAGCTGCGAAGCTGATACTGTCCGCCAAGAGTTTTAATAGCCCGGAAAACAGAAACAATGCTCCTATTGCAAAAAGAATCATTTGCAGAAGTGGCGAAGAAAATATTACGATAGATTATCCCATGGGAAAGGATTTCCTTCCCTGGAACGAATTTCATCCGGCTCTTTATCATTTAAACATACAGTTGGTTTCGAAGGCAGGCAGGGATATTGCAGAGACGGATTTTGGAATGCGCTCTTTTCAGATTGATGGAACGCAGTTTGCTGTAAATGGCGTAAAAACTTTTTTAAGAGGTACGGTTGAAAATTGTGATTTTCCAATCACAGGTTATGCTCCAATGGATGTGGCGTCTTGGCTACGTGTCTTTAAAATAGCGAAGTCCTATGGATTAAATGAAATGCGCTTTCACTCTTATTGCCCTCCGGAAGCAGCATTTGAGGCAGCGGATTTAGAAGGGTTTTATTTACATGTGGAAGGTCCAAGCTGGGCAAATCATGGTTCTTCTTTGGGAGACGGAAAGCCCATCGATCAATATATTTATGATGAGACTAATCGCATCGATGATGCTTATGGAAATCATCCTTCCTTTTGTATGATGGCTTATGGCAATGAGCCTCGTGGCGGCCATCAGGCCGCCTACCTAAATAAATTTGTAGACTATTGGGTGGCAAAGGATCCGCGCCATTTATACACAGGAGCTTCTACGGGCATGAGTTGGCCTTGGGTAAACCAGGAACAGTTTATTGTACGTTCTGGCCCCCGTGGTTTGGAATGGGCATCGACTCGACCTAATACGCTGACTAATTTCTACGATGCAATTAAAGATCATCCCATTCCTTATATTTCTCATGAGGTGGGTCAATATTGCGCCTTTCCTGATTTTACTGAAATAGCAAAATATACGGGTGTTCATAAAGCAAAGAACTTCGAGCTTTTCCAGGAAGATTTGAAAGACCATTTTATGGGCGATGAAGCGCATAAATTTTTAATGTCTTCCGGCAAGTTGCAACTGCTATGTTATAAAGGTGAAATAGAGAAGGCGCTTAGAACCCCAGGATTTGCCGGATTTGAACTTCTGGGACTGAATGATTATTCCGGACAAGGAACAGCCTTAGTCGGCGTACTGAATGTTTTCTGGCAGAGCAAGGGTTATGTAAATGCTAATCAATTCAAGGAATTTAGCGGCCCTGTTGTTCCATTGGCGCTCATTCCAAAGTTTGTTTATAAAAATGATGAACAATTTAAGGCCGAGATTCAAATTGCCAACTTCGGTGAAGGAGAAATAAGCCAGGCAAAGCCTGAATGGGAGTTAACAAATGCAGCCGGCAAAATGGTGGCAAGTGGTAAGCTGGCCATACAGAATATCCCCGTTGGGAACGCCATTTCATTAGGCAAAATAAGTATTGCATTGAACATGTTTGCCAAAGCAGAGCAATTGCGATTTTCCGTTTCTTTAAAAGGTACTTCTTATAAGAATAGCTGGGATATCTGGGTCTATCCAAATAAGGAAATAACCCATGTAGATAGTAGTCAGATATATTACTGCCATCAACTTGATAAACATGCACAGGATGCATTGAGTCAAGGTAAAAAAGTATTTTTATTATGTGCAGGAAAAGTACAAATGGGTAAAGATATTGCTATGCATTTCTTGCCCGTATTCTGGAATACTTCTTGGTTTAAAATGCGCCCTCCACATACGACGGGAATTTATGTAGACCCTAAAAACCCTGCTTTTAAATATTTTCCCACAGAGGACTTTAGTAATTTTCAATGGTGGAGTTTGGTAAACAAGCAACAGGTAATGTGGCTAAAAGATTTTCCGCATGATTTTAGAACACTCGTACAACCTATCGATACTTGGTTTTTAAACAGAAGATTGGGGCTAGTATTTGAAGCAAAAGTAGGTAAGGGGAAATTAATGGTTTGTAGTGCTGATTTATCCAATGACTTGAAGGAGCGCCCGGCGGCTAAGCAGCTATTGTATAGCCTTACAAAATATATGGAATCCAAAGATTTTGATCCAAAAACGAAAGTTGATTTATCAGTCATCCAAGACCTTTTTAAGAAACAAGTATCTGAAGGGTTTAATACTTATTCTCATGATGCTCCAGATGAGTTAAAACAAAAAAAATAA